From the Thermoanaerobaculia bacterium genome, one window contains:
- a CDS encoding ABC transporter ATP-binding protein: protein MSDPVPVIELREVRRSFVEAGRPRVVLDGVSCAIAPGELVVLLGRSGSGKSTLLNLIAGIDLPTSGEVLLEGREFGRLTEDERTVARRDRIGFVFQFFNLVPTLTVEENLLLPLELAGRASGANRERALALLEEVGLADRGGQFPDRLSGGEQQRVAVARALAADPALVLADEPTGNLDIETGLEVLELLDRLTRRAGKTMLMVTHSPEVMGIADRVLTLDHGRLVERSPSPTPTPVPAAAPAD, encoded by the coding sequence GTGTCCGATCCGGTTCCCGTCATCGAGCTGCGCGAGGTGCGGCGGAGTTTTGTCGAGGCGGGGAGGCCGCGCGTCGTGCTGGACGGGGTTTCGTGCGCGATTGCGCCGGGGGAGCTGGTCGTTCTTCTCGGCAGGAGCGGGTCGGGGAAGTCGACGCTGCTGAATCTCATCGCCGGCATCGACCTGCCGACCTCGGGCGAGGTGCTGCTCGAGGGGCGGGAGTTCGGGCGGCTCACCGAGGACGAGCGGACGGTGGCGCGGCGGGACCGGATCGGCTTCGTCTTCCAGTTCTTCAATCTCGTCCCGACCCTCACCGTCGAAGAGAACCTCCTGTTGCCGCTCGAGCTTGCCGGGCGGGCGAGCGGCGCGAACCGCGAGCGGGCGCTGGCGCTGCTCGAGGAGGTCGGTCTCGCCGACCGTGGCGGGCAGTTTCCCGACCGGCTCTCGGGTGGCGAGCAGCAGCGGGTCGCCGTGGCGCGCGCTCTGGCCGCCGATCCGGCGCTCGTCCTCGCCGACGAGCCGACCGGAAATCTCGATATCGAGACCGGGCTCGAGGTGCTCGAGCTCCTCGACCGGCTCACGCGGAGGGCCGGGAAGACCATGCTCATGGTGACCCACAGCCCCGAGGTCATGGGGATCGCCGACCGCGTGCTCACCCTCGATCACGGCCGGCTGGTCGAGCGCTCGCCATCACCGACACCGACACCGGTACCGGCGGCGGCACCGGCGGACTGA
- a CDS encoding type II toxin-antitoxin system RelE/ParE family toxin codes for MAHNVFIVPAAARQLEKLEAAARRRIRLAIDALGETPRPSGCKKLSATENAYRIRVGDYRVLYEIEDRRLVVLVVRVAHRREAYRER; via the coding sequence GTGGCTCACAACGTCTTCATCGTCCCCGCGGCGGCGCGTCAACTCGAGAAGCTCGAGGCCGCAGCGCGGCGGAGGATCCGTCTCGCGATCGACGCTCTCGGCGAGACGCCACGGCCGAGCGGGTGCAAGAAGCTCTCCGCGACGGAGAACGCCTACCGCATCCGCGTCGGCGACTACCGCGTCCTCTACGAGATAGAAGACCGCCGACTCGTCGTCCTCGTGGTCCGCGTCGCGCATCGGCGTGAGGCCTATCGCGAGCGCTGA
- a CDS encoding type II toxin-antitoxin system Phd/YefM family antitoxin → MSDNALLTSRSARENFSEVLNRAAFAKERVAIHRHGKPIAYVVSVEDAALLESLEDAADLEAFRAAKLEFEASGEAAIPWRQVQAKLRAK, encoded by the coding sequence ATGTCCGACAACGCACTTCTGACATCCCGATCCGCGCGGGAGAATTTTTCCGAGGTCTTGAATCGCGCGGCGTTCGCGAAGGAGCGGGTGGCGATTCATCGGCATGGCAAGCCGATCGCCTACGTCGTTTCGGTCGAGGATGCGGCGCTCCTGGAGAGCCTCGAGGACGCCGCGGATCTCGAGGCCTTCCGCGCCGCGAAGCTGGAGTTCGAGGCGAGCGGCGAAGCTGCCATTCCCTGGCGCCAGGTGCAGGCGAAGCTGCGCGCCAAGTAG
- the cyoE gene encoding heme o synthase — translation MSSEAVAFPRPRDWVELTKPRITLLVTLTTAAGFALASERPLDWPRFVATLIGTALVAAGSAAWNQFVERETDKLMRRTATRPLPGGRMHPGQALAFGGLLSVTGLLVLSLLVNPLTAAIGFATLAAYVLVYTPMKRRSSLATLVGAIPGAAPPVMGWTGASGELDLGGWLLFAILFLWQLPHFLSIAWLYRDDYRRAGMPLLTVNDPDGRATGQQAVLYAVALVPVSLMTSAVGITGAVHLAGALLFGLAFLTSAVLFAREQSVTTARRLLLTSVFYLPAVFGVAVADHLFLR, via the coding sequence GTGTCGTCGGAAGCAGTCGCCTTTCCCCGCCCGAGAGACTGGGTCGAGCTCACCAAGCCCCGGATTACGCTCCTCGTTACGTTGACGACGGCGGCGGGGTTCGCGCTGGCGAGTGAGCGGCCGCTCGATTGGCCGCGTTTTGTTGCGACGCTGATCGGGACGGCGCTGGTCGCGGCGGGGTCGGCGGCGTGGAACCAGTTCGTCGAGCGTGAGACCGACAAGCTGATGCGGCGCACGGCGACGCGGCCGTTGCCTGGCGGGCGGATGCACCCCGGGCAGGCGCTCGCCTTCGGCGGGCTATTGTCGGTCACCGGCCTCCTCGTGCTCTCCCTGCTGGTGAATCCGCTCACCGCGGCGATCGGCTTCGCGACGCTCGCGGCCTACGTCCTGGTCTATACCCCGATGAAGCGCCGGAGCTCGCTCGCGACCCTGGTCGGCGCGATCCCCGGCGCCGCGCCGCCGGTCATGGGCTGGACCGGCGCCTCGGGCGAGCTCGATCTCGGCGGCTGGCTCCTTTTCGCCATTCTCTTTCTCTGGCAGCTGCCGCACTTCCTCTCGATCGCCTGGCTCTATCGCGACGACTACCGGCGGGCGGGGATGCCGCTCCTCACGGTGAACGATCCCGACGGCCGGGCGACCGGCCAGCAGGCGGTGCTCTATGCGGTGGCGCTGGTGCCGGTGTCGCTCATGACCTCGGCCGTAGGCATCACCGGCGCGGTGCATCTCGCCGGCGCGCTGCTCTTCGGCCTCGCCTTCCTGACCAGCGCGGTGCTCTTCGCGCGCGAGCAATCCGTGACCACAGCGCGGCGGCTCCTGCTCACCTCCGTCTTCTATCTGCCGGCGGTCTTCGGGGTCGCCGTCGCCGACCATCTGTTCCTGCGATGA
- a CDS encoding SCO family protein: MRSAAVRRSGGGWLTGFAGLALLAVVACRAPEPLPVLSELPEFALVERSGATLDKAALAGRPAIVDFIFTRCPASCPMLTARMKELEKRIPEGSTVRLLSISVDPEHDRPEVLTRYAEGWQVGPRWLFATGERAAIWELVRKGFLLAVEATPEDTSSPILHSNRFALIDGEGRMRGTYQALEEDALDRILEDLAALEASAAGG; encoded by the coding sequence ATGCGCAGCGCGGCTGTTCGCCGGAGTGGTGGCGGCTGGCTCACCGGCTTCGCCGGGCTGGCGCTTCTTGCCGTCGTCGCCTGTCGTGCCCCAGAGCCGCTGCCGGTGCTCTCCGAGTTGCCGGAGTTCGCGCTCGTCGAACGCAGCGGGGCGACCCTCGACAAGGCAGCCCTGGCCGGCCGGCCGGCGATCGTCGACTTCATCTTCACGCGCTGTCCGGCCTCCTGTCCCATGCTCACCGCGCGGATGAAGGAGCTCGAGAAGCGCATCCCGGAAGGCTCGACCGTACGGCTGCTGTCGATCTCGGTCGACCCCGAGCACGACCGGCCGGAGGTGCTGACCCGCTACGCCGAAGGCTGGCAAGTGGGACCGCGCTGGCTCTTTGCGACCGGCGAGCGGGCGGCGATCTGGGAGCTCGTGCGCAAGGGGTTCCTTCTGGCGGTCGAGGCGACACCCGAAGACACCAGCTCGCCGATTCTGCACAGCAACCGGTTCGCTCTGATCGACGGCGAAGGCCGCATGCGCGGCACCTACCAGGCGCTCGAAGAGGATGCGCTCGACCGCATCCTGGAGGATCTCGCGGCGCTGGAAGCCAGCGCAGCAGGCGGCTGA
- a CDS encoding DUF420 domain-containing protein produces the protein MELTVRDLPTLNAALNATSGVLLVLGWLLIRLRKIEAHRRAMISAFGCSIVFLVSYLVYHFQVGSVKFQGTGTVRTVYLAILLTHTVLAAAVPFLAVMTLSRALARRFDRHKKIARWTLPIWLYVSVTGVVVYWMLYQMRFG, from the coding sequence ATGGAACTGACCGTACGCGACCTGCCGACCCTCAACGCGGCGCTGAACGCGACCTCGGGTGTACTCCTGGTGCTCGGCTGGCTGCTGATCCGGCTCCGGAAGATCGAAGCCCATCGGCGCGCCATGATTTCGGCGTTCGGCTGCTCGATCGTCTTCCTGGTGTCCTACCTCGTCTACCACTTCCAGGTCGGCTCGGTGAAGTTCCAGGGCACCGGCACGGTGCGGACCGTCTACCTCGCGATCCTCCTCACCCACACCGTACTCGCCGCCGCCGTGCCGTTTCTCGCGGTGATGACCCTCTCCCGCGCCCTCGCGCGGCGCTTCGACCGCCACAAGAAGATCGCCCGCTGGACCCTGCCCATCTGGCTCTACGTTTCGGTCACCGGTGTGGTGGTTTACTGGATGCTCTACCAGATGCGCTTTGGCTGA
- a CDS encoding HD domain-containing protein → MSPIVKNQPIATWNAGDSVQGFAFLKRKELRQDKSGKDYLDLELADASGAITGRAWSDSSALANDFAARGFVKFRGQVQSYRDQLQIKVDQCRAIVPDDAREGFDESLLVPTTKFDIDDLMRRLEGTLDREVKRPEMRRLASETMAVYGAALRVHPAAKAIHHAFRGGLLEHVVSMMELAVRFADNYPELDRDLLVLGVLFHDLGKLQELGAMPDNEYTPVGRLVGHIVIGRDLVRERTAAIPGFPPDLRLQLEHLVLSHQGRKEFSSPVEPMTAEAFVLHAIDDIDSKLAVLRGMKESGQGFVWARSLERFVWLGEAAAPAAGEEGENRGASAAPLDDAPANSDQRTIF, encoded by the coding sequence ATGTCTCCAATCGTCAAGAATCAGCCGATCGCCACCTGGAACGCCGGCGACTCCGTGCAGGGCTTCGCTTTTCTGAAGCGCAAGGAGCTGCGTCAGGACAAGAGCGGCAAGGACTATCTCGACCTCGAGCTCGCCGACGCTTCGGGCGCGATCACCGGCCGCGCCTGGTCGGACAGCTCGGCCCTCGCCAACGATTTCGCGGCCCGCGGCTTCGTCAAGTTCCGCGGCCAGGTGCAGAGCTACCGCGACCAGCTGCAGATCAAGGTCGACCAGTGCCGGGCGATCGTCCCCGACGACGCCCGGGAGGGCTTCGACGAGAGCCTGCTCGTCCCGACCACGAAGTTCGACATCGACGACCTCATGCGTCGCCTGGAGGGGACACTCGACCGCGAAGTGAAGCGGCCGGAGATGCGCCGCCTGGCGTCCGAGACGATGGCGGTCTACGGCGCGGCCCTGCGGGTGCATCCGGCGGCGAAGGCGATCCACCACGCCTTCCGCGGCGGCCTGCTCGAGCATGTGGTCTCGATGATGGAGCTCGCGGTGCGCTTCGCCGACAACTACCCCGAGCTCGACCGCGACCTGCTGGTCCTGGGTGTCCTCTTCCACGACCTCGGCAAGCTCCAGGAATTGGGCGCGATGCCCGACAACGAGTACACCCCGGTCGGGCGTCTCGTCGGCCACATCGTCATCGGCCGCGACCTCGTCCGTGAGCGCACCGCCGCGATCCCCGGTTTTCCGCCCGACCTGAGATTGCAGCTCGAGCACCTCGTTCTCTCGCATCAGGGGCGCAAGGAGTTCTCCTCCCCGGTCGAACCGATGACCGCCGAAGCGTTCGTCCTCCACGCCATCGACGACATCGACTCGAAGCTCGCCGTGCTGCGCGGCATGAAAGAGAGCGGCCAGGGCTTCGTCTGGGCAAGGAGCCTCGAACGCTTCGTCTGGCTGGGCGAGGCGGCGGCGCCCGCGGCCGGCGAAGAGGGGGAGAACCGCGGAGCGAGCGCTGCGCCGCTCGACGATGCGCCGGCCAACAGCGATCAGCGGACCATCTTCTAG
- a CDS encoding VWA domain-containing protein, giving the protein MRPNVVCCTLMLAFGGALAGPAGAAPTPDPAPVAAAIPSTSPAPAPSPAPVPAAPAPPAPPTASETEEAERELLRKFLEEGPALLLPAEERARIAALPLAGALAEAREFLARDPLPDTPENELAIGLDRRQRLVWSESLSLRDARGRMLFLLGAPRERQKIDCGDTFHPLEIWSYGTVEAPRHAVLYRPRADGYFLLWRPTESKRALYMPEMEYYLEQWEELKGFVSGKRPDRVMCKSSETVDEVTGVTGLFGFKQNRPTDAMMDALVAPPAELAPWARVAAATKLDQLAPELAIESARVTFPERRDQRLLARLRIVLPAGVGLAVAGDEKAPESRLTVAGRLEVAGAPFEEFRNRFVLPPPAATTPVVLVAERLLRPGGPYVVQLELRDEVSGRTSWLSLGFTVPKQAVPEPESIPAGAQVVVGKETGITRMGGRDALVLMPPLADVVFGLWRAEAIVVGERIRKVAFYVNGQRQLVRAAAPWTAELRLPNIPAELVVRAEGLDENDAVVVADEVFLNEPQGEAKVRLLSPPRGKRVVGPTVARAAVMVPEGKRVESVEFRLNEEVLATLTQPPWETSFVAPSGSEPVYLTVSAIYVDGTRVEDFRVLNGGSTFLEQLEVDLVEIFATAYDRNGALSENLTESDFELFDRGKRQKIERFELVKDLPLAVGLVLDTSGSMRESIGEAKHAASDFLAEVVRPTDRCFAVGFSDRPRLLMQLTPDVQAVQIAFRELPAVGNTALHDAMVFALYQLRGVRGRKAIVLLSDGDDTSSLVSYDDALEFARRSGAAVYAIGLDVGSTKMSIRNKLEKLASETGGRSYFVSKADELDGVYSEISRELRSQYLLAFAPDPPGTEGVFSTVEVKAKGGKLKTRAPRGYYP; this is encoded by the coding sequence ATGCGCCCGAACGTCGTCTGCTGCACCCTGATGCTGGCCTTCGGCGGCGCCCTGGCGGGCCCGGCGGGCGCCGCCCCAACTCCCGATCCGGCCCCCGTGGCCGCGGCGATCCCTTCGACTTCGCCGGCTCCGGCGCCCTCGCCGGCTCCGGTTCCAGCGGCCCCCGCGCCGCCAGCGCCGCCGACAGCCAGCGAAACCGAAGAGGCGGAGCGCGAGCTGCTGCGCAAGTTCCTGGAGGAGGGCCCGGCGCTGCTGCTGCCGGCCGAGGAGCGCGCGCGCATTGCGGCGCTGCCGCTCGCCGGGGCGCTCGCCGAGGCGCGCGAGTTCCTGGCGCGGGACCCCCTGCCCGACACGCCCGAGAACGAGCTCGCGATCGGCCTCGATCGCCGGCAGCGCCTCGTCTGGAGCGAGAGTCTGTCGCTGCGCGATGCCCGCGGCCGGATGCTCTTCCTGCTCGGCGCACCTCGCGAGAGGCAGAAGATCGACTGCGGCGACACCTTCCATCCGCTCGAGATCTGGAGCTACGGCACGGTGGAGGCGCCGCGGCACGCCGTCCTCTATCGTCCGCGCGCCGACGGCTACTTCCTGCTCTGGCGGCCGACCGAGTCCAAACGGGCGCTCTACATGCCCGAGATGGAGTACTACCTCGAGCAGTGGGAAGAGCTCAAGGGCTTCGTTTCGGGCAAGCGCCCGGACCGGGTGATGTGCAAGTCGAGCGAGACCGTGGACGAGGTCACCGGCGTCACGGGACTTTTCGGCTTCAAACAGAATCGGCCGACCGACGCCATGATGGACGCCCTGGTCGCCCCGCCGGCCGAGCTCGCCCCGTGGGCGCGCGTGGCGGCGGCCACGAAGCTCGACCAGCTCGCCCCGGAGTTGGCGATCGAGTCGGCGCGCGTGACCTTTCCGGAGCGCCGCGACCAGCGCCTGCTCGCGCGGCTGCGCATCGTGCTGCCGGCCGGCGTCGGGCTGGCGGTCGCCGGCGACGAAAAGGCACCCGAGTCCCGACTCACCGTGGCCGGCCGGCTCGAGGTCGCGGGGGCGCCGTTCGAAGAGTTCCGCAACCGCTTCGTGCTGCCGCCGCCCGCGGCGACGACGCCGGTCGTGCTGGTCGCCGAGCGCCTGCTGCGCCCCGGCGGGCCCTACGTCGTGCAGCTCGAGCTGCGGGACGAAGTCTCCGGGCGGACCAGTTGGCTCTCGCTCGGCTTCACGGTTCCGAAGCAGGCCGTGCCCGAGCCCGAGTCGATTCCCGCTGGGGCCCAGGTGGTCGTCGGCAAGGAGACCGGAATCACCCGGATGGGCGGGCGCGACGCCCTCGTCCTCATGCCGCCGCTCGCCGATGTCGTCTTCGGGCTCTGGCGCGCCGAGGCGATCGTGGTCGGCGAGCGCATCCGCAAGGTCGCCTTCTACGTCAACGGCCAGCGCCAGCTGGTGCGCGCCGCCGCCCCCTGGACGGCCGAGCTCCGCCTGCCGAACATTCCGGCGGAGCTCGTCGTGCGGGCGGAGGGTCTGGACGAGAACGACGCCGTCGTCGTCGCCGACGAGGTCTTCCTCAACGAACCGCAGGGCGAGGCCAAGGTTCGCCTCCTCTCGCCGCCGCGCGGCAAGCGGGTCGTCGGCCCCACCGTGGCGCGCGCCGCGGTCATGGTGCCCGAGGGCAAGCGGGTCGAGTCGGTCGAGTTCCGCTTGAACGAGGAGGTGCTCGCGACCCTCACCCAGCCACCGTGGGAAACCTCGTTCGTCGCGCCGTCGGGCAGTGAGCCGGTCTATCTCACGGTCTCGGCGATCTACGTCGATGGCACGCGCGTCGAGGACTTCCGCGTCCTGAACGGCGGTTCGACGTTTCTCGAGCAGCTCGAGGTCGACCTGGTCGAGATCTTCGCCACCGCCTACGACAGGAACGGGGCGCTCAGCGAAAACCTGACCGAGAGCGATTTCGAGCTCTTCGACCGCGGCAAGCGGCAGAAGATCGAACGGTTCGAGCTCGTGAAGGACCTGCCGCTCGCCGTCGGTCTCGTGCTCGACACCTCCGGGTCGATGCGCGAGTCGATCGGCGAGGCGAAGCACGCCGCGAGCGACTTCCTGGCCGAAGTCGTGCGTCCGACCGACCGCTGTTTCGCGGTCGGTTTCTCGGATCGGCCGCGGCTGCTCATGCAGCTCACTCCCGACGTCCAGGCGGTGCAGATCGCCTTCCGCGAGCTGCCGGCGGTCGGCAACACGGCGCTCCACGACGCGATGGTCTTCGCGCTCTACCAGCTGCGGGGCGTCCGCGGCAGGAAGGCGATCGTCCTGCTCTCCGACGGCGACGACACTTCGAGCCTGGTCTCCTACGATGACGCTCTGGAGTTCGCCCGGCGCAGCGGCGCGGCGGTCTACGCCATCGGCCTCGATGTCGGCTCGACGAAGATGTCGATCCGCAACAAGCTCGAGAAGCTCGCCTCGGAAACCGGCGGGCGCTCCTACTTCGTCTCGAAGGCCGACGAGCTCGACGGCGTCTACAGCGAGATCTCGCGCGAGCTGCGCAGTCAGTACCTGCTCGCCTTCGCGCCGGACCCGCCGGGAACCGAGGGCGTCTTCTCGACGGTCGAAGTCAAGGCGAAGGGGGGCAAGCTGAAGACACGAGCCCCCCGGGGGTACTATCCATGA